The proteins below come from a single Dinghuibacter silviterrae genomic window:
- a CDS encoding DUF6159 family protein, whose translation MSLSSRLSNGWTIAMSSLDLLKKNKQLIVLPILSGVSMTLILGSFVLVLFLSGGTDLLEQSFDRYGQAPAIACLFLFYLVNYFIVIFFNMALIHCTKRYLEGGEVSIQEGIQFSVSRLGAIFSWAAVAATVGTVLKVLQDNLGSIGKIVVGLLGMAWSILTFFVVPVIAYENVGPFQAIARSKEIVHQKWGEGLGAGFSFGLVYLLGIVCILAIFAIGFFIHPVVGVILAVLAFLLFSAIISAARTIFVSAIYHNVTGDIQSHIDQQLVDSLFVSKR comes from the coding sequence ATGTCCCTTTCCTCCCGTCTCAGCAATGGCTGGACCATTGCCATGAGCAGTCTCGACCTTCTCAAGAAAAACAAACAACTCATCGTACTACCCATCCTTTCCGGTGTTTCCATGACCCTTATCCTGGGCTCCTTTGTTCTGGTTCTTTTCCTGAGCGGGGGTACCGATTTGCTGGAACAGTCTTTTGACCGGTATGGCCAGGCGCCCGCCATTGCCTGTCTGTTCTTGTTTTACCTGGTCAACTATTTCATCGTCATTTTCTTTAACATGGCCCTGATACACTGCACCAAGCGCTACCTGGAAGGCGGCGAGGTCAGTATCCAGGAAGGCATTCAATTCAGTGTCAGCCGGTTAGGCGCCATTTTCAGCTGGGCTGCCGTGGCCGCCACAGTAGGCACGGTGCTAAAGGTTCTCCAGGACAACCTCGGCTCCATCGGCAAAATCGTCGTCGGCCTCCTCGGCATGGCCTGGAGCATTCTTACTTTTTTTGTCGTTCCGGTGATCGCCTACGAAAACGTCGGTCCATTTCAGGCCATCGCCCGCTCCAAGGAAATCGTCCACCAGAAATGGGGCGAGGGTCTCGGCGCCGGGTTCAGCTTCGGGCTGGTGTACCTCCTGGGGATCGTCTGTATCCTGGCCATCTTCGCCATCGGCTTCTTTATACATCCCGTGGTGGGTGTCATCCTCGCGGTCCTGGCCTTCCTGTTGTTCTCGGCGATCATCAGCGCTGCCCGCACCATATTTGTCAGCGCCATTTACCACAATGTTACCGGTGACATCCAAAGCCATATCGATCAACAACTGGTCGACAGCCTCTTTGTGTCGAAACGATAG
- a CDS encoding glycosyltransferase family 25 protein — protein MVPIPTYVINLKRRTDRKENILREFAGREEFKVDIVEAIEHQRGATGLWLTIKDILQNKVAPGDEFILLCEDDHQFTEHYTEEYLRKSIHAAAERDADVLSGGVSWFDDCFLASENLFGVRKFSGLQFTILFRKCFDTLLNTDFGPKDAADAWISEHTQHKFVTYPFCSIQKDYGYSDATPINSHRGVVENFFSGSSNLLGKLKQVSSFYRSAPDISDDDYSNITLPVYVLLSREDQRPVQKQFLGKKEFQVFIEETPKLASEELRRWRGICSAVQKAIEADDDVVILCEDDQVFSKDYATVYLIKNIIEAHSQGAGILLGGVTRFSHAMPVTENRFWVDAFWRAPFTVLYKKVFHLILEEPFSETTLVDDVLSEMTSNKMVLFPYISAHKDFDVPYKRLKELQEAFLSLGKYPYIENLKPSKT, from the coding sequence ATGGTTCCTATCCCCACTTACGTGATCAACCTGAAACGACGAACGGACCGGAAGGAAAACATCCTGAGGGAATTTGCGGGCCGTGAGGAATTCAAAGTGGACATAGTGGAGGCCATCGAACATCAAAGGGGTGCCACCGGGCTTTGGCTGACCATTAAAGACATTTTGCAAAACAAGGTGGCGCCCGGGGATGAATTTATTCTTCTGTGTGAAGACGACCACCAATTCACTGAACATTATACGGAAGAATACCTGAGGAAGTCCATTCACGCCGCAGCGGAAAGAGACGCAGACGTCCTTTCCGGAGGCGTAAGCTGGTTTGACGACTGCTTTCTGGCCTCGGAAAACCTTTTTGGGGTACGGAAATTCTCCGGTCTGCAGTTCACCATCCTTTTTAGAAAATGCTTCGACACCTTACTCAACACAGACTTTGGTCCAAAAGATGCCGCGGATGCCTGGATATCGGAGCACACGCAACACAAATTCGTCACCTACCCTTTTTGCTCCATTCAAAAGGACTACGGCTACTCCGACGCTACCCCGATCAATAGTCACCGGGGGGTTGTAGAAAATTTTTTTAGCGGGAGCAGTAACCTGCTGGGAAAACTGAAGCAGGTAAGCTCATTTTATAGGAGTGCCCCCGACATATCCGACGATGATTACAGCAATATCACACTCCCGGTCTATGTCCTTCTGTCACGCGAAGACCAGCGGCCTGTTCAGAAGCAATTCCTGGGCAAAAAGGAATTTCAGGTCTTCATCGAAGAAACGCCAAAGCTTGCCTCCGAAGAACTCAGGCGATGGCGGGGAATATGCAGCGCCGTTCAAAAGGCAATAGAGGCAGATGACGATGTGGTCATCTTATGCGAAGACGACCAGGTCTTTTCGAAAGACTATGCCACGGTCTACTTAATAAAGAATATCATAGAAGCACATAGCCAGGGTGCGGGTATCCTTCTGGGGGGTGTGACAAGGTTCAGCCACGCGATGCCCGTCACGGAAAATCGCTTCTGGGTAGACGCCTTCTGGCGCGCCCCCTTTACCGTGCTGTACAAAAAGGTCTTTCACCTGATCCTGGAGGAGCCCTTCAGCGAGACCACCCTCGTTGACGACGTACTTTCTGAAATGACCAGCAACAAGATGGTACTTTTCCCCTACATCAGCGCCCATAAAGACTTTGACGTTCCCTACAAGCGTCTGAAAGAATTACAGGAAGCCTTCCTGTCTTTGGGAAAATATCCTTATATTGAAAACCTGAAACCTTCTAAAACGTAA